A single Providencia manganoxydans DNA region contains:
- the gcvP gene encoding aminomethyl-transferring glycine dehydrogenase: MTMSLSQLENRSEFIQRHIGSSEEQVKTMLDTVGSASLDALTGNIVPKAILLAEPPRVGSGATEQEALAELKTIASLNKRYKSYIGMGYAPSILPPVILRNLLENPGWYTAYTPYQPEVSQGRLESLLNFQQVTIDLTGLELASASLLDEATAAAEAMAMAKRISKLKYAERFFVADDIHPQTLDVVRTRAGTFGFEVIVDKAEKVLDHEGIFGALLQQVGTTGEVHDYTELFAKLKERKIVSCVAAEMMALVLLTAPGKQGADIVFGSAQRFGVPMGYGGPHAAFFACRDEFKRAMPGRIIGVSRDAAGHTAFRMAMQTREQHIRREKANSNICTSQVLLANIAAMYAVYHGPQGLRLIAERIHRFTSIFAQAIQEAGLTLRHNSWFDTLTIEVADKAAVLARAEKAQVNLRTDVHGAVGVTFNETTIRQDLNDLFAVITGSEQKLDFEKLDKQVAAQEQAISPAMKRNDAILSHPNFNRYHSETEMMRYMHSLERKDLALNQAMIPLGSCTMKLNAAAEMLPITWPEFGEMHPFCPPEQAQGYHQMIEQLSHWLVQLTGYDAVCMQPNSGAQGEYAGLLAIRRYHESRNEGHRNICLIPASAHGTNPASAHMAGMEVVVVRCDDEGNIDLADLRQQAEKHSADLSCVMVTYPSTHGVYEESIKEVCEIIHQFGGQVYLDGANMNAQVGLTTPGYIGADVSHLNLHKTFCIPHGGGGPGMGPIGVKKHLAPFVPGHSVVEQEMVTDQGAVSAAPFGSASILPISWMYIRMMGSYGLRRASQVAILNANYIAKRLQGHYDILYTGRDGYVAHECIVDLRPIKKDTGISELDIAKRLIDYGFHAPTMSFPVAGTLMIEPTESESLVEIDRFIDAMLSIRSEIDRVVKGEWTLEDNPLVNSPHVQTELAGEWDHAYSRELAVFPTEATKANKYWPAVKRLDDVYGDRHLHCSCVPIEDYV, translated from the coding sequence ATGACGATGTCTCTGAGTCAATTAGAAAACCGTTCAGAATTTATTCAACGCCACATTGGTTCATCAGAAGAACAAGTTAAAACCATGTTGGACACAGTTGGTTCGGCATCTCTTGATGCTCTGACGGGCAATATTGTACCGAAAGCGATTTTACTTGCTGAACCACCAAGAGTGGGGAGCGGTGCGACAGAACAAGAAGCGCTTGCAGAACTTAAAACGATTGCGAGTTTAAATAAAAGGTATAAAAGCTATATTGGTATGGGATATGCCCCATCAATATTACCGCCAGTGATTTTACGTAATCTACTTGAAAATCCAGGTTGGTATACCGCTTATACCCCTTATCAGCCTGAAGTATCCCAAGGACGTTTAGAATCGCTGTTAAATTTCCAGCAAGTGACCATTGATTTGACTGGCTTAGAATTAGCTTCAGCATCATTGTTGGATGAAGCCACTGCGGCGGCAGAAGCGATGGCGATGGCAAAACGTATTAGTAAGCTTAAATATGCTGAACGTTTCTTTGTTGCCGATGATATCCACCCACAAACACTTGATGTTGTTCGTACTCGCGCTGGTACATTTGGTTTTGAAGTGATTGTCGATAAAGCAGAAAAAGTACTGGATCATGAAGGTATTTTTGGTGCGTTATTACAACAAGTTGGCACGACAGGTGAAGTACACGATTACACTGAGCTGTTTGCTAAGCTAAAAGAACGCAAAATCGTGAGTTGTGTTGCCGCAGAGATGATGGCACTGGTGTTGCTAACAGCTCCGGGTAAACAGGGAGCTGATATTGTTTTCGGTTCTGCGCAACGCTTTGGCGTGCCAATGGGCTATGGTGGCCCACACGCGGCATTTTTTGCTTGTCGTGATGAATTTAAACGCGCGATGCCGGGACGTATTATTGGTGTATCACGTGATGCGGCAGGACATACTGCGTTTCGGATGGCAATGCAAACCCGCGAACAGCATATTCGCCGTGAAAAAGCCAACTCCAATATTTGTACATCGCAAGTATTACTTGCCAATATTGCTGCAATGTATGCCGTTTATCATGGCCCGCAAGGTTTAAGATTGATTGCTGAGCGCATTCATCGTTTTACATCGATTTTTGCTCAAGCGATACAAGAAGCAGGGTTAACCCTGCGCCACAATAGTTGGTTTGATACTTTAACCATCGAAGTTGCTGATAAAGCAGCGGTATTGGCTCGTGCAGAAAAAGCGCAAGTCAATCTTCGAACAGATGTTCATGGTGCGGTTGGCGTTACATTTAATGAAACAACCATTCGCCAAGATTTAAATGATTTATTTGCTGTGATCACAGGTAGCGAGCAAAAATTAGATTTTGAAAAACTGGATAAACAGGTTGCTGCTCAGGAACAAGCGATTTCACCGGCGATGAAGCGTAATGATGCTATTTTATCTCATCCAAACTTTAATCGTTATCACAGTGAAACCGAAATGATGCGCTATATGCATAGTTTAGAGCGCAAAGATTTGGCATTGAACCAAGCTATGATCCCGTTAGGCTCATGTACGATGAAGTTGAATGCCGCAGCAGAAATGTTACCTATTACTTGGCCTGAGTTTGGCGAAATGCATCCGTTTTGCCCACCAGAGCAAGCTCAAGGCTATCATCAAATGATCGAGCAGCTATCCCACTGGTTAGTGCAACTCACTGGCTATGATGCGGTGTGCATGCAACCTAACTCAGGTGCTCAAGGGGAGTATGCTGGATTATTAGCGATCCGCCGTTACCATGAAAGCCGTAATGAAGGGCATCGTAATATTTGTCTGATCCCCGCATCAGCACATGGTACCAACCCTGCATCAGCTCATATGGCAGGTATGGAAGTGGTTGTGGTACGTTGTGATGACGAAGGTAACATTGACCTTGCTGATCTACGTCAACAAGCGGAGAAACACAGCGCCGATCTTTCTTGTGTGATGGTAACTTATCCATCAACTCATGGTGTGTATGAAGAAAGCATCAAAGAAGTTTGTGAAATCATCCATCAGTTTGGCGGCCAAGTGTATCTTGATGGCGCTAATATGAACGCACAAGTGGGCTTGACGACACCTGGCTATATTGGTGCAGATGTTTCCCACTTAAACTTACATAAAACTTTCTGTATTCCACATGGCGGTGGCGGTCCGGGTATGGGACCAATTGGTGTTAAAAAACATTTAGCACCATTTGTTCCGGGGCACTCAGTCGTTGAGCAAGAGATGGTGACAGACCAAGGTGCTGTTTCAGCCGCACCATTTGGTAGCGCATCAATCCTGCCAATTAGCTGGATGTATATTCGCATGATGGGCTCGTATGGTTTAAGAAGAGCTAGCCAAGTGGCGATTTTAAATGCGAACTATATTGCTAAGCGTCTGCAAGGTCACTATGACATTTTGTATACTGGTCGTGATGGCTATGTCGCTCATGAATGTATTGTTGATTTACGTCCAATCAAGAAAGACACAGGTATCAGTGAACTGGATATTGCGAAACGGTTGATTGATTATGGTTTCCATGCACCAACCATGTCATTCCCTGTTGCTGGAACATTAATGATTGAACCTACAGAGTCCGAAAGTCTAGTTGAAATTGATCGTTTCATTGATGCAATGCTCTCTATTCGTAGTGAAATAGATAGGGTTGTTAAAGGTGAATGGACACTTGAGGACAACCCTTTGGTTAATTCACCTCATGTGCAAACTGAGCTTGCAGGGGAATGGGATCATGCATATAGCCGTGAACTTGCGGTATTCCCTACAGAAGCGACTAAAGCGAATAAATATTGGCCAGCAGTAAAACGCTTGGATGATGTGTATGGCGACCGCCATCTGCATTGTTCCTGCGTACCAATTGAAGACTATGTTTAA
- a CDS encoding HD domain-containing protein produces the protein MSSVNGNKPVEVMNFGGFTEVVQFLMELDKLKSVYRKNKLLNNERQENTAEHSWQFAMAAMSFAPYVKGVNVDHAIKLALVHDIVEIDAGDVLVYDIAARDAIREQEIKAAVRIFGLLPSPQNEQFLALWNEYDAAETLDAKFANVIDRTIPMLLNLHNQGQSWVENNIRLEQVIARNEFIEEVFPEFWEQLLPQLEAAQQKGWLL, from the coding sequence ATGTCATCTGTAAATGGTAATAAGCCAGTTGAAGTCATGAATTTTGGCGGGTTTACCGAAGTTGTTCAGTTTTTAATGGAATTAGATAAACTAAAAAGTGTTTATCGCAAAAATAAGCTGTTGAACAACGAAAGACAAGAAAATACGGCTGAGCACAGCTGGCAATTCGCAATGGCAGCCATGAGCTTTGCCCCTTATGTTAAAGGTGTAAATGTCGACCATGCCATCAAACTAGCCCTAGTACATGACATTGTTGAAATCGATGCAGGTGATGTGTTGGTTTATGACATTGCTGCACGTGATGCTATCCGTGAACAAGAAATTAAAGCCGCTGTGCGTATTTTTGGCTTACTGCCTTCCCCACAAAACGAACAATTTTTAGCCTTATGGAATGAGTATGATGCCGCTGAAACATTAGATGCAAAATTTGCTAATGTGATCGATAGAACCATTCCAATGCTATTGAATTTACACAATCAAGGCCAAAGTTGGGTAGAAAATAATATTCGTTTAGAGCAAGTTATTGCTCGAAATGAATTTATTGAGGAAGTTTTCCCTGAGTTTTGGGAACAGCTATTGCCACAATTAGAAGCCGCTCAACAAAAAGGCTGGTTGTTGTAA
- the ygfZ gene encoding tRNA-modifying protein YgfZ, translated as MTTDVTHLPSFPLDSQSLPLILISLENWGLVHLHGLDAQKYLQGQVTADVDALTSTQHTLTAHCDPKGKMWSDLRLFHHLDGFSYIERSSVIESQLAELKKYAVFSKITFEQKSELKLLAVAGKGARETLSTLFSTLPDDESQVVVDGNSTLLHFSLPNERFLIVTDEATAQKLADAIKTTTDDQQWLSLEIEAGYAVIDQESSAQHLPQATNLQALPYGISFKKGCYTGQEMVARAKFRGANKRAMYWLKGTAESVPAVGDGVEWQLGDKWRRTGNVLAAVKLANGEINIQIIMNNDMEADSVYRVTGDEQSHLTIQPLPYSLEEEK; from the coding sequence ATGACTACTGACGTTACTCACTTACCCTCATTCCCTCTCGATTCTCAGTCTTTACCACTTATATTGATTTCACTGGAAAACTGGGGACTCGTTCATTTACATGGACTTGACGCTCAAAAATATCTACAAGGCCAAGTTACTGCTGATGTTGATGCGCTGACATCAACACAACATACTTTAACCGCACATTGCGACCCTAAAGGGAAAATGTGGAGTGATTTACGCCTATTCCATCACCTTGACGGCTTCTCTTACATAGAAAGAAGTAGCGTCATTGAAAGTCAATTGGCTGAACTGAAAAAATATGCCGTATTTTCAAAAATCACTTTTGAGCAAAAAAGCGAATTGAAATTACTCGCTGTGGCAGGAAAAGGTGCCCGCGAAACGTTATCAACACTCTTTAGCACACTCCCAGATGATGAGAGCCAAGTGGTTGTTGATGGTAATTCTACCCTATTACATTTCTCTTTGCCGAATGAGCGCTTCTTGATCGTTACAGATGAAGCTACTGCACAAAAATTAGCAGATGCTATCAAAACCACAACGGATGATCAGCAATGGCTCTCACTCGAAATCGAAGCGGGTTATGCGGTTATCGATCAGGAAAGTAGTGCCCAACACTTACCACAAGCAACTAACTTACAAGCTCTACCTTATGGGATCAGCTTTAAAAAAGGCTGCTATACAGGGCAAGAAATGGTTGCTAGGGCTAAATTCCGCGGTGCGAATAAACGTGCTATGTATTGGCTAAAAGGTACAGCAGAGTCGGTACCTGCGGTTGGCGATGGTGTAGAATGGCAGCTTGGCGACAAATGGCGTCGCACAGGTAACGTACTTGCAGCCGTTAAATTAGCCAATGGTGAAATTAATATTCAAATCATTATGAATAATGATATGGAAGCAGACAGCGTATATCGCGTTACGGGTGATGAACAAAGCCATCTAACCATTCAACCGTTGCCCTACTCTTTGGAAGAAGAAAAATAA
- the sdhE gene encoding FAD assembly factor SdhE — protein MDIENKARIHWACRRGMRELDISIMPFFEYEFDSLSNKDKHTFVRLLECADPDLFNWLMNHGRPEDEELFSMVKLIQERNKNRGPVEI, from the coding sequence ATGGATATAGAGAACAAAGCAAGAATTCATTGGGCTTGTCGTCGCGGAATGCGCGAGTTAGATATTTCCATCATGCCATTTTTTGAGTATGAGTTTGATAGCCTTTCTAACAAAGATAAACACACTTTTGTTCGTTTACTTGAATGTGCTGATCCCGATTTATTTAATTGGCTCATGAATCACGGTCGTCCAGAGGATGAAGAGCTGTTTAGTATGGTTAAACTGATCCAGGAAAGAAATAAAAATCGTGGTCCTGTGGAAATCTAA
- a CDS encoding protein YgfX: protein MVLWKSNLSISWKTQFFSTCIHGIVGFILLVAPWAPGNSMVWLPLLVIVIASWAKSQKNISKIKGVAVLVNGNKVQWKKNEWSIVKQPWCTRVGTLLTLSALQGKPQTIHLWVARDSLSEENWRNLNQLLLQYPDI from the coding sequence GTGGTCCTGTGGAAATCTAATCTCTCCATTTCATGGAAAACTCAATTTTTTTCAACCTGTATTCATGGGATAGTCGGCTTCATCTTATTAGTTGCACCATGGGCTCCGGGTAACTCAATGGTATGGTTACCCTTGCTGGTGATTGTGATCGCAAGTTGGGCAAAAAGCCAAAAAAACATCAGTAAAATTAAAGGGGTTGCAGTCCTCGTTAATGGTAACAAAGTACAATGGAAAAAGAATGAGTGGAGTATTGTCAAACAGCCGTGGTGTACTCGAGTTGGTACATTACTTACGTTAAGTGCGCTACAAGGGAAGCCACAAACAATCCATTTATGGGTGGCGAGAGATTCGTTATCGGAAGAGAATTGGCGTAATTTAAACCAACTGTTACTGCAATATCCAGATATTTAA
- the fldB gene encoding flavodoxin FldB, protein MKIGLFYGSSTCYTEIVAEKIRDILGDNLVTLHNVNDTPPELMEQYDVLILGIPTWDFGEIQEDWLAIWDALPNLKLSGKIVAMYGMGDQIDYSEWFLDALGMLYHQLKPTGVKFIGFWPLEGYEFESPKPLTEDGSQFVGLALDDVNQFDETDERIAQWCMQVLTELEELL, encoded by the coding sequence ATGAAAATAGGTCTCTTTTACGGTTCTAGCACTTGTTATACCGAAATCGTCGCAGAGAAAATACGCGATATCCTTGGTGATAACTTAGTCACATTACATAATGTTAACGATACACCACCTGAGCTAATGGAACAGTATGACGTTCTCATTTTGGGTATCCCTACGTGGGATTTCGGTGAAATACAAGAAGACTGGCTAGCAATTTGGGACGCGCTTCCCAATCTTAAACTTAGCGGCAAAATTGTTGCTATGTACGGCATGGGTGATCAGATTGACTACAGTGAGTGGTTCCTTGATGCACTAGGGATGCTTTACCATCAATTGAAGCCTACTGGTGTCAAATTTATTGGTTTTTGGCCACTAGAAGGCTATGAGTTTGAAAGCCCTAAACCACTGACGGAAGATGGCAGCCAGTTTGTCGGCTTAGCACTCGATGATGTCAATCAATTTGATGAAACAGATGAACGTATCGCCCAATGGTGTATGCAGGTACTAACTGAGCTCGAAGAATTACTGTGA
- the xerD gene encoding site-specific tyrosine recombinase XerD, with translation METKQLNPLIEQFLDTIWLEQDLAENTLASYRLDLQLLDKWLEANKLNLENVQSIDLQSFLAERIDGGYKAASSARLLSAMRRLFQYFYREKIRLDDPSAVIAAPKIPQRLPKDLSEQQVDDLLNAPATEDPLELRDKAMLEVLYACGLRVSELVGLTFSDISLRQGVIRVVGKGDKERLIPLGEEAIYWIEKYIQEGRSDLLGSKTSDVLFPSKRGTKMTRQTFWHRIKHYAVIANIDSEALSPHVLRHAFATHLLNHGADLRVVQMLLGHSDLSTTQIYTHVATERLRMLHEQHHPRG, from the coding sequence GTGGAAACAAAACAACTTAATCCATTGATTGAACAATTTCTTGATACTATTTGGTTAGAGCAAGATCTTGCTGAAAATACATTGGCATCTTACCGTTTAGATTTACAATTATTAGATAAATGGTTAGAAGCAAATAAATTAAATTTAGAAAATGTTCAATCAATAGATTTACAATCCTTTTTAGCTGAACGAATTGATGGTGGTTATAAAGCAGCCAGTTCGGCGCGGTTATTGAGTGCGATGCGCCGGCTATTTCAGTATTTTTATCGTGAAAAAATACGCTTAGATGACCCTTCAGCTGTGATTGCTGCACCTAAAATACCTCAGCGGCTACCAAAAGATTTAAGTGAACAACAGGTCGATGATCTACTTAATGCACCCGCAACGGAAGATCCTTTGGAGCTACGTGATAAAGCCATGTTGGAAGTTTTGTATGCTTGTGGCTTGCGTGTATCAGAGCTGGTGGGCTTAACCTTTTCTGATATCAGTTTACGCCAAGGGGTGATCCGTGTTGTGGGTAAAGGTGATAAAGAAAGATTGATCCCATTAGGGGAAGAAGCTATTTATTGGATTGAAAAATACATCCAAGAAGGGCGATCCGATCTTTTAGGTAGTAAAACCAGTGATGTGCTGTTTCCAAGTAAGCGTGGCACGAAGATGACTCGGCAGACCTTTTGGCACCGTATTAAGCATTATGCGGTGATCGCGAATATTGATTCCGAAGCGCTTTCCCCTCATGTTCTGCGGCATGCTTTTGCCACACATCTATTGAACCATGGAGCGGACTTACGCGTTGTACAGATGTTGTTAGGTCATAGTGATCTTTCAACTACCCAGATTTATACGCATGTCGCAACTGAACGTTTGCGCATGTTACATGAGCAGCATCATCCTAGGGGGTGA
- the dsbC gene encoding bifunctional protein-disulfide isomerase/oxidoreductase DsbC has product MKRKLLLWAACFAAFSVSAHAATDDKIIEEKLAKYNLVVESIKPSPIVGLNTVDTSDGIIYVTDDGKYLVQGPIYDLSGQVPANISNQSLMKKIEALKDQMIIFKAPKEKYVVTVFTDITCGYCKKLHESVGELNEKGITVRYLAYPRQGLNHQSAKQMASIWCNALPQNALTKAFKGDEIAMIDDCKIDLSKHVNLGRQFKMTGTPAIVLPDGQLLSGYLAPDDLLKILEQK; this is encoded by the coding sequence ATGAAACGTAAATTATTATTATGGGCAGCTTGTTTCGCAGCATTCTCTGTGTCAGCCCATGCGGCCACTGATGATAAAATTATCGAAGAAAAACTCGCTAAATATAATTTAGTGGTGGAGTCGATTAAACCATCACCGATTGTGGGTCTGAATACTGTTGATACATCAGATGGCATTATTTATGTAACTGATGATGGTAAATACTTGGTACAAGGCCCTATTTATGATCTTAGTGGTCAGGTACCTGCGAATATTTCCAATCAATCATTGATGAAAAAAATTGAAGCGCTAAAAGATCAAATGATTATTTTTAAAGCGCCAAAAGAAAAGTATGTAGTGACAGTCTTTACTGATATTACCTGTGGTTACTGTAAAAAACTGCATGAATCCGTTGGTGAGTTAAATGAAAAAGGGATTACCGTACGTTATCTTGCATACCCTCGTCAGGGGTTAAATCACCAATCAGCAAAACAGATGGCTTCTATTTGGTGTAATGCTTTACCACAAAATGCGCTCACTAAAGCATTTAAAGGTGATGAAATTGCTATGATTGATGACTGTAAAATTGATCTAAGTAAACACGTTAATTTAGGCCGTCAATTTAAAATGACAGGAACACCCGCAATCGTATTACCCGATGGGCAGCTACTATCAGGCTATTTAGCACCTGATGATCTTTTAAAGATACTTGAACAAAAATAG
- the recJ gene encoding single-stranded-DNA-specific exonuclease RecJ: MNVETFLRQRTLTDDIKALSGFPEILQRVYAHRGITDLAQLERKASNLLDYRALSGVESALSLLYSTLENQGRITIVGDFDADGATSTALAIRALTKMGYVNLNYIVPNRFENGYGLTPLVVEEAYKRGTDLIVTVDNGISSHEGVEEAHRLGIKVIVTDHHLPGELLPNADAIINPNLVGCQFASKSLAGVGVTFYLMSALRAKLRQEGWFAQQGLSEPNLAEYLDLVALGTVADVVPLDTNNRILVHQGLNRVRAGRCCAGIKALIEVSKRECSRLVANDFGFALGPRLNAAGRLDDMSVSIELLLTDDMAYARELANELDGLNQARREIEAGMQQEASVLFNQIEYGDSQLPNGLAIYHPEWHQGVVGILASRIKEQYHRPVIAFAPAGDGTLKGSGRSVQGVHMRDALERLNTLQPGLMQKFGGHAMAAGLSLEETKFELFKHHFELLMGELIQPEQLAGIVWSDGELARSEFTLETAELLRESGPWGQSFPEPVFDGHFQLLQQRLVGERHLKLILEPVNGGPMLDAIMFNIDVRRWPDNSVKRAKIAFKLDVNEFRGQKSVQLMVEHIWPE, encoded by the coding sequence GTGAATGTAGAAACCTTTTTGCGTCAGCGCACATTAACCGATGATATCAAAGCACTGTCAGGCTTCCCCGAGATCCTCCAACGTGTATACGCTCATCGAGGCATTACTGATCTTGCACAGTTAGAGCGTAAAGCCTCTAATTTATTAGATTATCGTGCATTATCAGGGGTAGAGAGTGCGCTATCATTACTGTATAGCACATTAGAAAACCAAGGACGTATCACCATCGTGGGTGACTTTGATGCTGATGGTGCAACCAGTACCGCATTAGCTATCCGAGCACTCACCAAAATGGGGTATGTAAACTTAAATTATATCGTTCCTAACCGTTTTGAAAATGGTTATGGGTTAACGCCATTGGTGGTAGAAGAAGCCTATAAACGAGGCACAGATCTTATTGTCACGGTGGATAATGGTATCTCATCCCATGAAGGGGTTGAGGAAGCGCATCGTCTTGGTATTAAAGTTATTGTGACTGACCACCATTTACCGGGAGAACTATTACCTAACGCAGATGCCATTATTAACCCTAATTTAGTCGGTTGCCAGTTTGCTTCAAAGTCGCTTGCAGGCGTCGGTGTTACATTCTATTTGATGTCGGCATTACGAGCCAAACTTCGCCAAGAAGGCTGGTTTGCCCAGCAAGGGCTTAGTGAACCCAATTTAGCTGAATATCTGGATCTTGTTGCATTAGGTACCGTTGCGGATGTGGTTCCACTGGATACCAATAACCGAATTTTAGTGCATCAAGGGCTAAATCGAGTAAGAGCAGGTCGTTGCTGTGCGGGGATCAAAGCATTAATTGAGGTTTCAAAACGTGAATGCTCTCGTTTAGTAGCTAATGACTTTGGTTTTGCCTTGGGGCCTCGTTTGAATGCGGCGGGTCGTTTGGATGATATGTCAGTGAGTATTGAGTTATTACTGACTGATGATATGGCTTATGCACGAGAGCTGGCTAATGAATTGGATGGTTTAAACCAAGCACGGCGAGAAATCGAAGCGGGTATGCAGCAAGAAGCCTCAGTTTTGTTTAACCAAATCGAGTATGGCGATAGCCAATTACCGAATGGGTTAGCGATTTATCACCCTGAATGGCATCAAGGGGTTGTTGGTATCTTAGCGTCGAGGATCAAAGAGCAATACCATCGGCCTGTGATTGCTTTTGCACCAGCGGGTGATGGAACGTTAAAAGGATCTGGGCGCTCAGTCCAAGGTGTGCATATGCGTGATGCTTTAGAGCGCTTGAACACGCTACAGCCGGGGTTGATGCAAAAGTTTGGTGGCCATGCCATGGCGGCAGGTTTAAGCCTTGAAGAAACAAAGTTTGAGTTGTTTAAACATCATTTTGAATTATTGATGGGTGAATTAATTCAACCTGAGCAATTAGCAGGAATAGTGTGGAGTGATGGTGAATTAGCACGCAGTGAGTTCACCTTAGAAACCGCCGAGCTTCTGCGTGAAAGTGGTCCGTGGGGACAATCATTCCCTGAGCCAGTATTTGATGGTCACTTCCAATTGCTACAGCAACGTTTAGTCGGTGAACGTCACCTTAAACTAATATTAGAGCCTGTAAATGGAGGGCCAATGTTGGATGCCATCATGTTTAATATCGATGTGCGCCGTTGGCCGGATAACAGTGTTAAACGCGCTAAAATAGCCTTTAAATTGGATGTTAATGAGTTTAGAGGTCAAAAGAGTGTTCAATTGATGGTGGAACATATTTGGCCTGAATAA
- the prfB gene encoding peptide chain release factor 2 (programmed frameshift) yields MTFEINPVKSKIQDLSDRTVVLRGYLDYDAKKERLEEVNAELEQPDVWNEPERAQALGKERSSLEAIVDTIDQLTQGIEDVEGLLELAVEADDEDTFNEAGEELEQLQLKLEQLEFRRMFSGEYDSADCYIDLQAGSGGTEAQDWASMLMRMYLRWAESKGFKTEIIEESDGDVAGLKSATIKIIGDYAYGWLRTETGVHRLVRKSPFDSGGRRHTSFSSAFIYPEVDDDIDIEINPADLRIDVYRASGAGGQHVNKTESAVRITHIPTNIVTQCQNDRSQHKNKDQAMRQLKAKLYELEMQKKNADKQAMEENKSDIGWGSQIRSYVLDDSRIKDLRTGVETRNTQAVLDGDLDKFIEASLKAGL; encoded by the exons ATGACGTTTGAAATTAACCCAGTAAAAAGTAAGATTCAGGACTTGTCTGACCGGACGGTGGTTCTTAGGGGGTATCTT GACTATGATGCCAAGAAAGAGCGCTTAGAAGAAGTTAACGCGGAGCTAGAACAACCTGATGTTTGGAACGAACCTGAAAGAGCGCAAGCCTTAGGTAAAGAACGTTCCTCACTTGAGGCGATCGTCGATACCATTGATCAGCTAACTCAAGGCATTGAGGATGTTGAAGGTTTACTTGAACTCGCTGTTGAAGCAGATGATGAAGACACCTTTAATGAAGCGGGCGAAGAGTTAGAACAGCTACAACTGAAATTAGAACAATTAGAGTTTCGTCGGATGTTTTCAGGTGAATACGACAGTGCTGATTGTTATATTGATTTGCAGGCTGGTTCCGGTGGTACTGAAGCCCAAGACTGGGCAAGTATGTTAATGCGTATGTATCTGCGTTGGGCAGAATCGAAAGGCTTCAAAACAGAAATTATTGAAGAATCAGACGGTGATGTGGCGGGTTTAAAATCTGCAACAATTAAAATTATTGGCGATTACGCATATGGTTGGTTGAGAACAGAGACCGGTGTGCATCGTTTAGTACGTAAAAGCCCATTCGACTCAGGTGGCCGTCGTCATACATCGTTTAGTTCTGCTTTTATATATCCTGAAGTTGATGACGATATTGATATTGAAATCAACCCAGCGGATTTACGGATTGACGTTTACCGCGCCTCTGGTGCTGGTGGTCAGCACGTAAACAAAACTGAGTCAGCGGTACGTATCACCCATATACCAACTAACATTGTGACTCAGTGCCAGAATGACCGTTCGCAACATAAAAATAAAGATCAAGCTATGCGCCAGTTAAAAGCCAAGCTTTATGAACTGGAAATGCAGAAAAAGAATGCAGATAAACAAGCGATGGAAGAGAACAAATCGGATATTGGCTGGGGCAGTCAAATTCGTTCTTATGTTCTTGATGATTCGCGTATTAAAGATTTACGTACTGGTGTGGAAACGCGTAACACGCAAGCCGTACTGGATGGTGATTTGGATAAATTCATTGAAGCTAGTCTAAAAGCTGGCCTGTGA